A region from the Arachis ipaensis cultivar K30076 chromosome B01, Araip1.1, whole genome shotgun sequence genome encodes:
- the LOC107642683 gene encoding CBL-interacting serine/threonine-protein kinase 11 — translation MPEIEDHSPPSPTEQRALFGKYDLGRLLGCGAFAKVYHARNLETGESVAVKIINKKKLQGTGLAGNVKREINIMSRLHHPHIVKLREVLATKTKIFFVMEFIKGGELFARVSKGRFSEDLSRQYFHQLISAVGYCHSRGVFHRDLKPENLLLDEHGNLKVSDFGLSAVRDQIHPDGLLHTLCGTPAYVAPEILSKRGYDGAKVDVWSCGVVLFVLTAGYLPFNDPNLMVMYRKIYKGEFRCPRWMSPDLKRFLRKLLDVNPETRITVEEMKKDPWFRKGYKEIKPYEDDYGLGLGVGPNKVLNAFDIVTFSSGLDLSGLFGDIGSGKGEWLVVRGLPEEVVEVAEEVGVAQGMAVRWKKEGGVDLGRMKGELEIGVEAYRLPAEMVLVEVRKKFGDDVAFRELWENKLKPRFLLLKCGSDVATTSSQHNEEPESPVLNEQSRNNKPEVIYDQC, via the exons ATGCCGGAAATTGAAGACCACTCGCCACCGTCTCCGACGGAGCAAAGGGCTCTATTCGGGAAATACGACCTTGGAAGGCTCTTAGGATGCGGCGCGTTCGCGAAGGTTTACCACGCGCGGAACCTTGAGACTGGAGAAAGCGTGGCGGTGAagatcataaacaagaagaagttACAGGGAACCGGTTTAGCCGGTAACGTGAAGCGAGAGATAAACATAATGAGTAGGTTGCACCACCCTCACATCGTGAAGCTCCGCGAGGTTCTTGCGACGAAGACGAAGATCTTCTTCGTAATGGAGTTTATTAAAGGTGGTGAATTGTTTGCGAGGGTTTCTAAGGGGAGATTCTCGGAAGATCTGAGCCGTCAGTATTTTCATCAGCTGATCTCGGCCGTTGGATATTGCCACTCGCGTGGGGTGTTTCATAGGGATCTTAAACCGGAGAATCTCTTGCTTGATGAACATGGCAATTTGAAGGTTTCGGATTTTGGATTGAGTGCAGTTAGGGATCAG aTACACCCTGATGGACTATTACACACGCTGTGTGGGACCCCTGCCTACGTGGCACCTGAGATTCTATCGAAACGCGGCTACGACGGTGCCAAAGTTGACGTATGGTCATGCGGCGTCGTTTTGTTCGTTCTAACGGCAGGGTACTTGCCGTTTAATGACCCGAACTTAATGGTTATGTATAGAAAGATCTACAAAGGAGAGTTTCGGTGTCCACGTTGGATGTCACCGGATCTCAAAAGATTCCTCCGGAAGCTTCTAGATGTTAACCCAGAGACAAGAATAACTGTCGAAGAAATGAAAAAGGATCCGTGGTTTAGAAAGGGCTACAAAGAGATTAAGCCTTATGAGGATGATTATGGGCTTGGGCTTGGGGTTGGGCCCAATAAGGTCTTGAATGCGTTTGATATAGTAACTTTTTCTTCCGGTTTGGATTTGTCAGGGCTGTTTGGTGATATTGGTAGTGGGAAGGGAGAGTGGTTGGTGGTTAGGGGGTTACCGGAGGAGGTGGTGGAGGTGGCGGAGGAGGTTGGGGTGGCGCAAGGGATGGCGGTGAGGTGGAAGAAGGAGGGTGGGGTTGACTTGGGAAGGATGAAAGGGgaattggagattggggtggaagCTTACCGGCTACCGGCCGAGATGGTTTTGGTTGAGGTTAGAAAGAAGTTTGGGGATGACGTGGCTTTTAGGGAACTTTGGGAGAATAAACTCAAGCCTAGGTTTCTCTTGTTAAAATGTGGTTCCGATGTTGCGACCACCTCGTCGCAACATAACGAGGAACCAGAGTCTCCGGTTCTAAACGAACAAAGCAGAAACAATAAACCAGAAGTGATTTATGATCAATGTTGA